GCGCATCCAGACCGGTCGTAGTCGTGACCACAGAATCGCTGAAGATGGTGTTGGAGAAGACAGAGTTGAACGTGAACGAGGAGCCAAGAAGTGACTCCTGCACTGGGGATTTGGGGCAGTCAACGACAAGCGCTGGGTCTCTGGGAGGTTTAAGAGGAGGAACTGGCTCAGATTCACTGTTTTTAGAGTCAGAGTGTGGTTGTCTATTTTTACTTGATGTTTCCTCTTGATTATTGCTCTCATCTAAAGCCTGGGCTTGGAGCGCGTTAGTCTTGATTGTCACCCTGGAGTCGCTGTTGACGCTGGAGCGTCGGGATGAGCCCTCTGCCGTGGATATTACACTGCTGGCCCGAGGGAGACTTTTAGGCGACTTAGGCCCTTTCAGCCGCCCCTCTTTCCCCAGAGGTGTGGAGAAGCAGTTGAGGCATCCAGACATCGAGGACGCCTTTCCCTGAACATACAACACTGTGATTGGTGAACAAGCTACGGCTCGGGTGGTGTCAACTTTGCTTGAGCTGGATTTAGAAATCATCCCACTGAACCCTGTGTTCATTTTGACTGTGCCCACTGAATCTGATGAGCGACGAATCACTTTTCCTCTTGACCCCTTCCGGATGCTCTTTGTGCCCCTGGTGAGCCAGAAGTCCTGTGAGAGCCCAACATCTTTCTGTCTCGGTGTAGCCTGGAGATCTGAACTCTGACTGCTGGTAATGGGCATGGTAGAAGCTTTGCCTTTGTGTTGGGGGGTGGAGGTATCGCTGGGTGGCTGGTAGGAGGAGGATGAACGGCGTGATGGGGCCTGCTGGATAGGGCTGCTGCCGTTTGACCACGGCTCATTCTCAAGACTCAGGCTGAATTCACCGCTGCTCTCACTGTGGGCTCGACTCTGGGCGCCATGCAGAGCTGGAAGCAGAGGACGAGGCTTTTGAAAGAGCCACAGTACAGTATATACCAATACCACATTTTCACTTCATGTCAACATCTGTCAATTGCATCACACACAGTATTATTAATGACCAATGAGGGGCAGCAGAGTCAAGCCTTGCATTAGCAGTTGTCGGCCTCTGTGCCGAGCAAAGAGATTAATATAAAACAAGGTCATGATTGCGATTTGATGGATTTACTCTAATTCCTGAGCTGGTATACATCTGTATGCTGGCTGAATCCTCTAAATGAGAGTCCACAGGGCTTTACCGTGATTCTGCAGCTCATCGTTGTCCTCAAATCCAAGTGGCACGGCGCTATCATTTGAATCCTTGTCTGCGGGGCAAAAATATGTGATCACTGAATGGATCTAAATGATgcttcaacattttaaatgaaaaaaaaagcacatgaaAAGAACTGCATTtgctctcctcccctctgcacTTTGCTCTAACATCGAACTAATGGAGATGACACCAAACAAAACAGTGGTTCATGGATGCCTCTACCTGTCTCCCAAAGCTCGGAAACATCCCGGACAGTGTCTTTGGTGCTGTGGAGACGGCCCGACGATGGTGGAGTGGTGGGATGGTGAATATGGAGAATGGACAAGATGGAGGTGGTGAGGGATGAGGTCAGTGAATCCTTCCTGTCCCGCTCCACATCAGCCGCTGACCCTCCCAGCTGCTTTGAGCCGTCTACCCACGAGGCTTTGGGAGAGGCCAGGCTGCTCAGGGCTGTATTGTTGGAGTGAGGAGTGGAAGAAGTGGTGAGGTGGATGAGGGAGGTGGTTGTCAGGTGAACAGGTCATGGAAGCTTTAGTATAAAGATGTCCTGCTTTCTCCACAGACATTGCAATAATCTAAAATTCTTGTTACATCTGCCAATGAGgttgtttatgtgtctgttaGTTGGCAGGATTATGCAATAATTACTCAACATTCTATTACAAAAGTTGGTATAATGATGGTATGGGTCTGGAAAGAATCTATTCCGTTTTAGTGCAGATCAAGATCAGGGGCTAatccaagatttttttttaactttccttAACATTTTTCTTGAGTGTGcacaatttgatgcagatcctgATAAAAACTGGATGTAgtgaatctaaatgtggttttataaggagactgttgggccttggcagaggtatatgCTTTCTTGCAGTTCCAGTGTTCTCCTGCAATGCAGTGTTTCTTCGACCTCCATTGTTCCAATAAAATATCCACATCTTTAGTAGATAGAGTCAGAGCTACAGGCTTACAAATGTGATACTTAATTCTATaacatcagaaaaatgttttcagttagTGTGGGGAAATGAGGTTGTATGGATGGACACATTATTAACACATGACCTCTGATTTAAACCTTGCCGATAATCCAACTTAAGCCAGTGTTACGTTAGCAGCAGTATGCCATGTGATGGATGGAAACAAATGGAGCATAGACTCTGCAGTATAATGAAGTTAGAGGCTAAATAAAAGGCTACAGACACTCGACCACAGTCTTTCTTACACATGGATCGACGGAAGATGGACTTgactttgtctctgtccttcagCCTGTTCCTCATACGGggaaacattttcactgtggCTTTTTTTTCATGGCAACAAACGGGCCACATGAACGGCAGGCAGAGAAGATGGGAGGGAGGTGATGGATGGGAgcccagagacagagagagagagagagagagagagaggggggggagtaTGGGTAAGTTTGGGAGGGAAAAGACAAGGGATGGGAGGAATAAGGACGTATGGAGGGGTGTgaagaaatacacaaagacaagtGAAAGACACAGGGAAGACGTTACTGCTGAGGAAAGTTTACACACATCATGCATCAGGAAGAATGACAGTTTGGACATGACACACaacatttgtttgcttttcaacACAATGAATACAATGCAACAACGACATGCTTTGCACACTGACCAGATCTTCACTTGGGACTAGCTTGGGATCTGATTTGTGTGTATTGAcggaaaaagtattttaaagtgATGAATATAGTTTTTGCtgttcattttttaatcttttgttttaaGATATTCCAAAAAATGCATCAGCGCAAAAAcaaattgatttaaatatacattcatTAAAACAATTTTCATCTCACTGAAAAATGCGGTGTGGGGGGGTGTCTTGTCCAAACTCTTTGAAGACAAGAGCTGGATCTTACATGAACATCCTCCTGAATCTTTGCTCCCAGGCTTGGATGATCTTACTCTGCGGTCTACTTCTGAAGCAGGGAAGGTGGGACTACTCTGATGAGGTTGTTTCTGTCAAGTCATTGAGAGATGATCTGGGGACAGAAGGTCACACTTACTGTTACGTTGGGGGGAGATGGCTTCACCCGCTGAGGTGCAGGCCGAGCCGCCAGAGCCATCTGAGCTGAGGAAGGAGCTGCCGTCGTGACAGGACAGGTGTGGCTCAACAACACCCGAGTGTGTGGGCATGGGGGGCTGCTCTAGACAGTGTTCCCGGCTATTGGACTTCATCAGCTTCTTTAGTTTCAGAGTTATCCAGTTTCCACGTCTGCGGAGGAGCAGAGATACAAGAAGAATAATGaagagtgagacacagaggacaTGCACAGCAGGAGCCAGGCTGGTCCAAAGAGAGAAACTTCTGGGCTCAGATGCACAAGCACCATACAGAGGTGGATTATACCAATTGATCTGAATGTTGAGGGAGATTATTCATAGTCACAGTCAGTAAGTAGTTAGTCATCAGTAATAATGGTAAGTAAAAAATGTGGTCAACAGTGTTACAGGAGACTTACCTGCGTGGGGGCGAAGGCTCATAAAACTTGTACCGGTCCATTATCTtttcctccagcttctccttctGCCTCCTCAAATCATTAAGCTTGTCACTGAACAGaaacatgcagagagagaaaatagataGATCATCAATCATAACTTTGGGCCTGCTGTTGtggtatttttgtgtgtttttctgcctgCACGATGAGCTTTTTAACAAAATAACatgatgtgctgtaaatgtcTACAATAGATCAGATAGTATTTACATTATCTTGTCACTTTGTTGGTAATGATCTGCTTACATATACTGTCGCTCTTCAACATGAAACAGATCCTTGCTCTCCATTGTCTGCTCCAACAGTGTTTGATTCTGCAGCATCAATGTCTCGATCTGACTGAGCAGGTGACGATTCTCTTCCTCCAGGTTTCCCTTTACCTGGCTCAGCAGCTGAACATCACACAGATAAACATGCACAAATGGAACAGGCATACAAAACACCCAGGATTATGGGATTAGGGGCAGTTTGCCAGCATGACTGGCTGCGTGTCTGTACCTCACACTGGTTGTTGAGTTTTGTGGAGGTGATGTCCAGCTGCTGAAACTCCTTCTTGAGCTTGGAGAAGTCGGCCTCCAGCCATGTGTGCTCCAGCTTGGCCTCGTTCAGCTGGCTCTTGAGCTGCTTGTGATCGGCTGTCAGCAGCTCGTTGTCGTTGAGAAGCTGACGGTACGTCTGGTTCAGCcttgaaaacaaagaagaacGCTGATGAAAGACTGCATGTGCTTTTATCAGAGTGACGTGTAGGGGAGTGTCAACAAATGTGAAAGATGGTATGTTAGGTAAGGTGTCCtgagctgtgtcccaattcaggggccaaCCGGCCGAACTAAAATGAGATCAACGTGAGGTCTGGTCTACAGGGGGCTTCCGTGATCAGCGTCCCCAGCTCGTCCAGCCCTCATTCCTGTTGCccagcaacagagctgaagttggacatgACAAGAAACATTTATTGACCCTTGTTTTTCCTAACATGTCTGATGCCCAAACTGTGGATGTCTCGTCACTTGCCAGTGCCATTATCTGTTGTTCATCACTGAAGTGCAATGATTCCTGGAATAAGTTTGGGGCCTGCAGGGGTCCACCTATTGGAGCCTATGTTTCTCAGGGatgaaaggacacatttgtctCCACATTTCTCTGTCCCTTCAAGATGAGACAGTCTAGTCACGCCGCTGTAACTTGACTTCAagtgcagcccctgaattgagacacagctcaaGAGTTTGTGAAGTGTTCCTCCTCACCAGTCCTTCTCATCACGGAGCCTGCaacattcagctgcagttgtcTTGTGCTGCTCCTTCTCAAGAGCTATCCTCATCTGCTCCTCCCTCAGGGCTTTCTCCATGTCTTCCAGCTTGGTTCTTTGTTGCAGCAGGCTATTGTGTCTAAATACACaatcagtgcacacacacaacacacatatgAATCACAAGAATCACACGGGTCTCTTACCCCACGGGTTGACAATTCATAGACAGTGCCTCTCCCCACCTGTCCTGCAGGGTGCGGTGCTCCAGCTCCAGTGTGCGGTGAGCATTTTTCAGGCAGCCGTGTTTGCCCATCAGTGCCTCGTACTCCATGGCTTGCCGCTCATGCAGAGCGGCCAGCCGCTCGTGATCTCGTAGTAGCTGCTCGTGAACACCCCGCTGCTCTTCGCGTTCCCGTATTGCACTGTCCCGTTCGCTTTCTGTccctgactgctgctgctgcagctgagcatTCTGGGCCATGAGGGAGGCACTCTGCGAGTTCAGTGTAGATTTCTCCACCTGGAGCAGAAGGACGTAAAGTCGATCAGTAGTTAATGTTGCATGAATAACTTGAATGTGCTTTTTATGTACAGGCTTAACAGAAAAATTAGAACTACTGTATTTCAGAAATATTATTGatttcaataaaacacagaacagcagTAATGGTACCTGCAGGTTAgcattgtgtgtctgcagggctGTGTTGTTCTCCTGCAGTGAGGCAGCCTGCCTCTGCAGGGCAAGGATCTGAGCCTGCTGGCTGACACACTGACTCTCCAGCTGCTTTAGTTGGGCCTGCATCGCCTGGCGCTCTGCCTCCAGTGTCGCAttctggagaggagagggggaggaaggagaggagaggggagggcagaggaggagagtttTAAATAGACAGTACAACTTTATAAATCTTTTGTTCTACAGAGGCCCTTCTTTGGGATATATCCATATTAAACATACAATAAGTAACTTCTGCCTCTAGGGGTCACTCAATCAAAACAGTAACAGGAGACCTAGTTTTATGATGatgtgaagcagcgtgggatcatgggagatgTCTCCACCACCATTGCTGATGAAAATGTACTTGATACAACTCAAGTGCAAATCAAGTTCATGGATGAAATGATGACAATGAATAATTGTGATCCAATatgagtgaccaatacaaacagctGACTGGTGAACTGTCTAGCATTGTGTGCTAGTTGTTTGAGGTTATAGCAGATATGGACAAACCATGGGTAAAGCCAATATGATCCAATTAAAAGGTgactaaaatgaaatgtcaggTTAACTTGAATAAATTGGGGGTTATGTGGGTGTGAACATGGTTAGAAACCTTTTGTGCACAATTATACcatatgttatgttatattatgtttttatatattctatatttaaTTGAGGCCTTTGACTTACATTCCTCTCCACTTCGATGAGACGGTCTTTGAGCTTCAGCAGTTCCCTGGTGGCCTCCTGGTTTTCACGCAGCCATTCACTCATCGCTTTGCCCGTCTCTGTCGGAGGGGTGGAGCTCGATGGCGTCCActcctcctgcctctgctgcagagcCTCACAGCTCAGCCTCACCTGTGTGATGGAGAGCAGTCACAACACCTGGATCCGTAACAAAGTATCATGTATATTTTCTCAGGAGGCCTGGTGGCTTACAGTCCTGAGCTCCTGGCGCAGCTGCTGGTTCAGGGTGGACGATTCCTGCAGACGAGCCTCCAGAGTGGCCATCTTGTCCTCTTTGATCTGCAGTGATTGTTTCAACGACGACTCCAGCTCCGACTCCAGCATCTTGAACctgctgaagagagagagagggagtttgGCATTACAACACCACACTTTTCTGATCACATTCTCTTTAAAGGTTGCAGGATGGAAGGATAGAGTTCAGTATGTGAGCACCTGTTGTCTGGTGTTTCAGCCTGATGTAGACTCTCCTCCTGGTTCAGGATCTTCATCTCCATCTCATGGCTCAGTCGCTCCAGTTCATTGTCCCTCTGCTGGGTCTTCAGCTTCTCACTCACCAGCTCCTAAAGAAAGACAGTATACATTGACATAATATACTTGGTGTTGTCAAATTATGGGATTATATATGGAATTTaacatacaaaacaaatgtaatttgaTTGCTCTGGAGAAGGCTTTTTTTGTGCTCCTGTTCATATTAGGACataaactaaatgaaaatggaaaaggaTGATTTCCAAACATCTGACCGAGTTACTGTAAATGATTATAGGGAGCAAAGAAACATATTATGTGGTTTTGTCAGCACGACTGCGCAAAAATTACTGAATGGATTTACacaacacttggtggaaggatgtggaatgggtcagggaagaCCCAAGACAACTCCAGAGtgaatctggatcaggggatggattaacattgtgagattttcaattttcacagatttctcaggaaataatcAGGTgaagtttgattgaatttaacgTCCACTCTAGTTGATGCTGTTGCTGTTACTACCAACTCATAACATGACCCTTCCCCTGGGAACCTGAtttaatcaaattttaaacCACAATGTTAATCAGAAAGTGAAAGGGAAAAGACAAGCTGTATTTATGATGCAATTCAGTGCAGTCACCCCCCTAGCAGTCATAAGTTTGGTTTCATATGAGGGTAGGCTTTTTTTTAGCGACTGTTCAGTAATAAATAAGGATATAAATCTGTAACTTTAACTTTACATGTATCTTTAATATCTTCAGAACTACACCAAAACAAATATGACCTATTTGATGCGactttaaggagactgttgggtatgtgctctgctgagtgccatcCTAGTGTTTGTAGTTAGCTTGTGATCAGCTATATGTTGGGTGGAGTGTGTAAACATATGCACCCTGCAGCtattaaaaagagaaactgtgcaTTATCAGTGAAATGTCATTCAGTCAGTGTCAGGGAGACAGCATGGACGTCCCGCCCTCACCTCTCTGAGTGTGGCCAGCGTCCTCTGGTCGATAGCTGCCTGCTTGGTCAGTTCCCTGTTGTCTCTCTCCAGGCCTTTGACCCTCTCAGCAGTCTCCctcaacccctccacctccttcacCAGAAAACGCATCTCCCTCTCCAGGCTGGCCATGCAGACGTTACTGCTGTCCAAGTTGGCTTCCTGGATCTCAGCCTGACACAGAGGAAGCAGTTTGTTCACTCAGATGCAATGCAGGCATAATCCTACCCTAGATGAGCAGCTGACACTTTCTTGCTCCTAGAGAACAACCTGCTGGCGGAGGCGTCGAttctccttctccagctgcCTCTTGTCTTTCTCCAGGGCTGTGGTCTCTTGCTCCAGACTCTGCTTCTCGGTTTCCAGTTGCTCGAGGCGTCTCGCGGAGATCCGAAGTTCCTCTAAGGTGGCCTGCAGACTCTGGTTCTCTGCCTCCAGCTCCTGAACCTCTGCCTCCAGACGCTGAACTTTACGGTCTAAGGAGATCGATTGTGGtggaagaaataaatgaattagtAATTGTTTCATGGAACTATGAATATATAATTCTTATTTGATTTACAATTTGTACCAGTGTTATCAAGAGaagtctgcagctgctgattaACTGAGTCCAGGACCTTGCACTTGGCCTCGAGCCGCTGTGTGTGCTTGGTGGCATAGGACGGCCGCGCTGGCAGCCCTGTGAAGATGCTGTCGTGGCAGGGACTGCTGCTCTTCGAGCCAGGGGAGTGATCTCGTGATCCCACAAAACAATGGAGCCTATTGTGAATGTTTTCTAAAACTTCCAGATCAGACATCAGGTCTTTGAAATCTCCTCTGCCTAGCTCCTCTAGTTGTCCCTTCTCTTGAATGTGACGCTCTGGGTCGTCTGCGAGGATGATCCCACTCTGGACTTCCTCCAGCTCTACTGTGTCTGCTTGTTGATGGGAGTGTGAATCTCCATTCAGAATCTTCTGTGGTGCCGTGCTCAGTGGAAATATACTAGTgtggttttgtgtatttgagCAGGACGTTTGAGACCCTGAGGGCTCGTCTGTTGATGGGGTCCAGTTGTCGACGACCCGGTCACACTCACGGAGGTGGCTTTGTTTGGGACGCAGGCTGTTGCCGGTAGAGGCACCTATCAGTTCCTCTATGGTCCTCAGAAGACTTTGGTTCTCCTTCTCCAGCTTCAGCATCTGACTGCGGGTCCTCTCACTCACCTCCACACTCAGCGTCTGTTGGCCTGTGGACAAAACACATTGTGTGAATTAAACCTTTGTCCAAGGAAGGAGAGAACTGGAGATAAACAGAATGAAAGGCTACTAGTAAACAttactactgttactactaAGATGTAGTTTGGTTTTGGGGGGAATATTATTTATGGGAATATTCCATGGTGCACTTTTTGTACTCACGCACAATTCCTTagagttattttttatttctaaataacAGATTATGATTCTGTATGTATATAAAAACGAAAATCATATTTGCTGGAAAGTATTCCAAAGACTTCTTcctgaaaattaaataaataaaaaaatgaaattggtATAAAGGTCAGCTCTGTGTGAGAGAATGTGCTTGTTTTGACCCAGGGTTGGAGTTTTTAAGtatgtaaaaatatcaaataattgAGAGCATGCACAcaattacaaaatgtatttttttttactttctttaacattgcaagcttttcaacattttgaaatcagacatgtttagcggactgatattcatgagtgtgtgcatatgcCCTtctaagtgccattctagttaatgTAATCTGCCATTAGTAACATTAACACTAGTTATCACCTTGGGCGTTGTCAGTGGTCTTGGAGAGCTGCTCTAACTCCCAGCCCAGGTGCTGAGACTCCTCCATGCTTCTCCTCTGAGCCAAACACAGGGTCAggttctcctcctgcagctcctcaatGCGCCTCCGATCAGCCTCCCTCTCCTGGAGTGAGAGTATTAACTTATCAGGACAGGATGTATCAGGAACACAGAATGATCATTCAAAGAGGACGTGAGGGCCGAATGCTGAGTTCTAGATGTTTGTTATTATATTGTCACTTGTTGTCCTTTGAGGAAAGAGGCTGTAAGGGAAATGTTACATGTTGATCATGCAGAATGTACTCAtgttcatttcctctgtgattGATCATGATTGAATCTTTACAATGTAACCTTGATCATGCTGAATCCTGTGCACCTGATTGAATCTTGACCTGATTGCCTCAACTAAGGCATTGTTGCCCTGATGTCATCAGAAGATCCTGACCTTTTGCTCAGAAACAACCTCAACCAGAGGGGGAGGAACGATCCAAATgtataaagagaaagaacagcttCCCATCGGTGTGCATATGACAAACTAACCCTTGTCTTGTGTACCATGCTCTGAGCATTAAAGTGTGACAATACTGTAAGAGATTTTTGTCTCGTTCCTCGTTGTCAGAGTGGGATTGCAGAATTGCCACGACAAGGCTTAATTCAAGGCAACACAAAGGTAACAAAGGAGACATCTCCTCGAGTGTTGACGTCTGACCTGTTCCAT
This is a stretch of genomic DNA from Paralichthys olivaceus isolate ysfri-2021 chromosome 8, ASM2471397v2, whole genome shotgun sequence. It encodes these proteins:
- the LOC109627272 gene encoding girdin-like isoform X5, with the translated sequence MESGVFLPCLDQFMLSPLVTWVKTFVPNDGGMYLDFSELLDGVFLNDIMTQINPSATPQGANNVSRDPSLRIHNLNFLVQQIKKFYLDNLRQLIMIPLPNVLLLGRTPYCEQSLEEMKKLLLLLLGCAVQCERKDEYIERIQTLDFVTKAAIAAHIQELTHSQENVLDLQWLESSEINPDEMEAVARNMATHLRHLLDQRDANLETIAELMQEKEGVFSLLGSPSSPMSGSYSPSIQQQQQAGSQQHLAVELADSKAKIRRLRQELEEKSEQMLDCRHELENMESELKRIQQENSLLLVEARAARTYRDELDALRERAIKADKLESEVGRYREQLHKMEFHKAKVEELKEDNRVLQETKEVLEDQLAGWRARSDKIHQLEKHSLMLKAQVHDMEQEREADRRRIEELQEENLTLCLAQRRSMEESQHLGWELEQLSKTTDNAQGQQTLSVEVSERTRSQMLKLEKENQSLLRTIEELIGASTGNSLRPKQSHLRECDRVVDNWTPSTDEPSGSQTSCSNTQNHTSIFPLSTAPQKILNGDSHSHQQADTVELEEVQSGIILADDPERHIQEKGQLEELGRGDFKDLMSDLEVLENIHNRLHCFVGSRDHSPGSKSSSPCHDSIFTGLPARPSYATKHTQRLEAKCKVLDSVNQQLQTSLDNTDRKVQRLEAEVQELEAENQSLQATLEELRISARRLEQLETEKQSLEQETTALEKDKRQLEKENRRLRQQAEIQEANLDSSNVCMASLEREMRFLVKEVEGLRETAERVKGLERDNRELTKQAAIDQRTLATLREELVSEKLKTQQRDNELERLSHEMEMKILNQEESLHQAETPDNSRFKMLESELESSLKQSLQIKEDKMATLEARLQESSTLNQQLRQELRTVRLSCEALQQRQEEWTPSSSTPPTETGKAMSEWLRENQEATRELLKLKDRLIEVERNNATLEAERQAMQAQLKQLESQCVSQQAQILALQRQAASLQENNTALQTHNANLQVEKSTLNSQSASLMAQNAQLQQQQSGTESERDSAIREREEQRGVHEQLLRDHERLAALHERQAMEYEALMGKHGCLKNAHRTLELEHRTLQDRHNSLLQQRTKLEDMEKALREEQMRIALEKEQHKTTAAECCRLRDEKDWLNQTYRQLLNDNELLTADHKQLKSQLNEAKLEHTWLEADFSKLKKEFQQLDITSTKLNNQCELLSQVKGNLEEENRHLLSQIETLMLQNQTLLEQTMESKDLFHVEERQYIDKLNDLRRQKEKLEEKIMDRYKFYEPSPPRRRGNWITLKLKKLMKSNSREHCLEQPPMPTHSGVVEPHLSCHDGSSFLSSDGSGGSACTSAGEAISPQRNNKDSNDSAVPLGFEDNDELQNHALHGAQSRAHSESSGEFSLSLENEPWSNGSSPIQQAPSRRSSSSYQPPSDTSTPQHKGKASTMPITSSQSSDLQATPRQKDVGLSQDFWLTRGTKSIRKGSRGKVIRRSSDSVGTVKMNTGFSGMISKSSSSKVDTTRAVACSPITVLYVQGKASSMSGCLNCFSTPLGKEGRLKGPKSPKSLPRASSVISTAEGSSRRSSVNSDSRVTIKTNALQAQALDESNNQEETSSKNRQPHSDSKNSESEPVPPLKPPRDPALVVDCPKSPVQESLLGSSFTFNSVFSNTIFSDSVVTTTTGLDAHDNQSFLCLSPSLVRNCPGESQESSHNKPQTQLSVEKEQSHNAEQAAGMEEDKPLTIA